From a region of the Coprococcus comes ATCC 27758 genome:
- a CDS encoding ParB/RepB/Spo0J family partition protein — translation MPSKKRATPVSLQPLDALFGTNEETTNGISEIAIGSLHPFTNHPFQVRDDKKMEELTESITQYGVLVPGIVRLRESGGYELVAGHRRKRACELAGLEKMPVIIKDLTDDEATVIMVDSNIQREELLISEKAFAYKMKYEALKRQGKRSDLTSCQVGKKLAAEEVSQNTGDSSRQILRYIHLTELIAELLELADEKKLPFNTAVEVSYLRTEEQQILLQYMSNHNMVPSMKQAKELKQISKERMLTYPEIDQICMNESTEKVQVQIPAKKLKQYFPETYTKTQVEEIIFMLLASWAEREGKE, via the coding sequence ATGCCATCTAAAAAAAGAGCAACTCCCGTTTCCTTACAGCCGCTTGATGCATTGTTTGGAACAAACGAAGAGACAACCAATGGAATTAGTGAGATAGCAATAGGAAGTCTTCATCCATTTACGAATCACCCGTTTCAAGTAAGAGATGATAAGAAAATGGAAGAATTAACGGAAAGTATTACACAATATGGAGTGTTGGTTCCTGGTATTGTGCGGTTGAGAGAATCTGGTGGTTATGAGCTGGTAGCTGGTCATCGGCGAAAACGAGCATGTGAACTTGCTGGACTAGAGAAAATGCCGGTTATCATCAAAGATCTTACGGATGATGAAGCGACGGTGATTATGGTAGATTCCAACATTCAACGAGAAGAGCTGCTGATCAGCGAAAAAGCATTTGCTTATAAAATGAAATATGAGGCGCTAAAGCGTCAGGGGAAACGGTCTGATTTAACTTCTTGCCAAGTTGGCAAGAAGTTGGCGGCAGAAGAAGTCAGTCAGAATACAGGAGATAGTTCCAGACAGATTCTTCGATATATTCATCTGACAGAGTTAATAGCAGAGCTATTAGAATTGGCAGACGAGAAGAAGCTTCCCTTTAACACAGCTGTTGAAGTTTCTTATTTGAGAACTGAAGAACAGCAGATATTACTTCAGTATATGAGTAATCACAATATGGTACCGTCCATGAAGCAGGCAAAGGAATTGAAACAGATTTCAAAAGAGCGGATGTTGACGTATCCAGAGATTGACCAGATTTGCATGAATGAAAGTACTGAAAAAGTTCAGGTGCAGATTCCGGCGAAGAAATTGAAACAATATTTTCCAGAGACATATACAAAGACTCAGGTGGAAGAAATTATATTTATGCTGCTGGCATCGTGGGCAGAAAGAGAGGGGAAAGAATGA
- a CDS encoding ParA family protein yields the protein MAKVISIVNQKGGTGKSACTANLAVGLAQKNMKVLIVDADPQSDVSAGFGYRDCDESNETLTALMDTVMKDEDIPSDCYIRHQAEGIDIICSNIGLAGTEVQLVNAMSREYVLKQILYGIKDQYDAIIIDCMPSLGMITINALAASDEVLIPVEASYLPIKGLQQLLKTIGKVRKQINPKLQVGGILFTMVDAHTNDARNNMELLRNVYGSQIHIFDNYIPFSVRMKEAVREGQSIFSYDPKGKATEAYRRVTEEVLKDAI from the coding sequence ATGGCAAAAGTAATTTCTATTGTAAACCAAAAAGGGGGAACGGGAAAATCAGCATGTACAGCTAATTTAGCAGTAGGATTAGCACAAAAGAATATGAAAGTGTTAATCGTTGATGCCGATCCACAGTCTGATGTATCCGCAGGATTTGGATATCGTGATTGTGATGAAAGTAATGAAACACTTACAGCTCTTATGGATACAGTAATGAAAGATGAAGATATTCCTTCAGACTGTTATATCAGGCATCAGGCAGAAGGAATAGACATTATCTGTTCTAACATTGGACTGGCAGGTACGGAAGTACAGTTGGTAAATGCAATGAGCAGGGAATATGTATTGAAACAGATTTTATATGGTATCAAGGATCAATATGATGCAATTATCATTGATTGTATGCCATCATTGGGAATGATCACAATCAATGCACTGGCTGCATCAGATGAAGTACTAATTCCGGTTGAAGCGTCTTACCTGCCAATCAAAGGATTGCAGCAGTTATTAAAAACAATCGGTAAGGTCCGTAAGCAAATCAATCCGAAGCTGCAAGTCGGTGGAATTCTGTTTACGATGGTCGATGCTCATACGAATGATGCCAGGAATAATATGGAACTTCTCAGAAATGTATATGGAAGTCAAATTCATATCTTCGATAATTATATTCCATTTTCTGTAAGAATGAAGGAAGCAGTCAGAGAAGGACAGAGTATTTTCTCTTATGATCCGAAAGGCAAAGCTACAGAAGCTTATCGGAGAGTGACGGAGGAGGTGCTGAAAGATGCCATCTAA
- a CDS encoding YitT family protein, whose product MREKIENFIAMSGATLLIAVGTYFFKFPNNFTFGGITGLAVLIAKTGLISAADFSFVANMSLLILGAVILGKKFVAKTAYCSVLLSVALSLFERIFPMNQPFTNQPMLEVMFAIALPALGSAILFNIGSSSGGTDIIAMILKKFTSVDIGRALVCSDIAITVAGFFIFDVKTGLYSCFGLIIRSFLVDSFIESLNLSKYFNVVCSNPEPICDYIVHSLGRGATICEAHGAFTGEQKYIIFTALNRQQAIKLRNFIKENDPSSFILISNTSEIIGKGFHSI is encoded by the coding sequence ATGAGAGAAAAAATCGAAAATTTTATTGCAATGAGCGGAGCAACTCTGCTGATCGCAGTAGGGACTTATTTTTTTAAGTTTCCAAACAACTTCACATTTGGCGGAATCACCGGTCTTGCCGTACTGATTGCCAAAACCGGACTTATTTCTGCTGCCGACTTTTCATTCGTTGCCAACATGTCACTTCTGATTCTTGGCGCAGTGATCCTCGGTAAAAAATTCGTTGCAAAGACAGCCTACTGCAGTGTCCTGCTTTCTGTTGCGCTTTCTTTATTTGAACGAATCTTTCCAATGAACCAGCCATTTACCAATCAGCCTATGCTTGAGGTAATGTTTGCAATTGCACTCCCGGCACTCGGTTCTGCAATCCTCTTCAATATCGGATCTTCCAGTGGAGGTACAGATATTATTGCCATGATCCTGAAGAAATTTACAAGTGTTGACATCGGACGTGCACTGGTTTGCTCCGACATTGCAATCACCGTTGCAGGTTTCTTTATCTTCGACGTAAAAACAGGACTTTATTCCTGTTTCGGACTGATCATCCGTTCCTTCCTTGTAGACAGCTTTATTGAAAGTCTGAACCTTTCCAAATATTTCAACGTTGTCTGCAGTAATCCGGAACCGATCTGCGATTATATCGTCCACTCACTCGGTCGAGGCGCCACAATCTGTGAAGCACACGGAGCCTTTACCGGTGAACAGAAATACATTATTTTTACAGCGCTGAACCGTCAGCAGGCAATCAAACTCCGTAACTTTATCAAGGAAAATGATCCTTCTTCCTTTATTCTGATTTCCAACACCAGCGAGATTATCGGAAAAGGATTCCATAGCATTTAA
- a CDS encoding GTP pyrophosphokinase, which produces METQLNLIPASEHPTALESQWLNAISPADFINNNKNFDVLMMKYRCAIREIQTKLEVLDDEFSAVNKRNPISSIKSRVKSPASIYEKLRRRDLPFTEESIVRNLDDVAGIRVICPFISDIYAIANLITSQDDITVLKIKDYIKAPKSNGYRSYHMIVEIPVFFTEGKAPMRAEIQIRTIGMDFWASVDHQLRYKKTIGADKDIEAIEAELLKCAQTVSETDCHMEEIKDMIGDFEKI; this is translated from the coding sequence ATGGAGACACAACTTAACCTGATTCCGGCTTCTGAGCATCCGACTGCACTGGAATCACAGTGGCTAAATGCGATTAGTCCGGCTGATTTTATCAATAATAATAAGAACTTTGATGTTCTGATGATGAAGTATCGCTGTGCGATCCGCGAGATCCAGACAAAGCTTGAAGTCCTTGATGATGAGTTTTCAGCAGTAAACAAACGCAATCCAATCTCATCTATCAAATCCCGTGTAAAAAGTCCTGCCAGCATCTATGAAAAGCTGCGCAGACGTGACTTGCCATTTACAGAGGAAAGTATTGTCAGGAATTTGGACGATGTCGCCGGAATCCGGGTGATCTGCCCGTTTATCAGTGACATTTATGCAATTGCCAACCTGATCACTTCACAGGATGACATTACCGTTCTTAAAATCAAAGACTACATAAAAGCGCCAAAGTCAAACGGTTATCGAAGCTATCATATGATCGTTGAGATCCCGGTTTTCTTTACAGAAGGGAAAGCTCCAATGCGCGCCGAAATCCAGATCCGCACGATCGGAATGGATTTTTGGGCAAGTGTAGATCATCAGCTTCGTTACAAAAAAACAATCGGTGCTGACAAAGATATCGAGGCTATCGAAGCCGAACTTTTAAAATGTGCACAAACTGTAAGCGAGACTGACTGCCACATGGAAGAGATCAAAGACATGATCGGCGACTTTGAAAAAATCTAA
- a CDS encoding asparaginase has translation MKKILMLGTGGTIASRQTKDGLAPGLTPEDILSYIPAVKNVCEVQTKQVCNLDSTNVTPEHWKMMVKAVEDNYAYYDGFVICHGTDTLAYTAAALSYMIQNSAKPIVVTGAQKPINMDVTDAKTNLLDSFIYAADDDSQGVNLVFDGKVIVGTRAKKEHAKSYNAFSSINFPYLAVIQDGILVRYIPEIPCRHAVKFYYDMKDSVYVLKLIPGMKPDILSYLFEHYDCLVIESFGVGGIPQTLVQEFYQEMEKWSGKGKFVVMTTQVANEGSNMTVYEVGKKVKQDFNMIEAYDMTLEAVITKLMWLMGREEQDMQKAFYTQINHDILFTKRG, from the coding sequence ATGAAGAAGATTTTGATGTTAGGTACAGGTGGGACGATCGCATCCCGTCAGACAAAGGATGGACTGGCACCGGGACTGACACCGGAGGATATTTTATCTTATATTCCGGCTGTAAAAAATGTATGTGAGGTTCAGACAAAGCAGGTGTGTAATCTTGACAGCACGAATGTAACACCGGAACACTGGAAAATGATGGTAAAAGCAGTGGAAGACAATTATGCATATTATGATGGGTTTGTAATCTGCCACGGCACGGATACGCTTGCATATACAGCGGCGGCACTTTCTTATATGATACAGAATTCAGCCAAGCCGATTGTTGTTACAGGCGCGCAGAAGCCAATCAATATGGATGTGACAGATGCGAAGACAAATCTGCTGGACAGCTTTATTTATGCGGCGGATGATGATTCCCAGGGGGTCAACCTTGTATTTGACGGAAAGGTAATTGTCGGGACACGTGCAAAGAAAGAGCATGCAAAGAGTTACAATGCATTTTCGAGTATCAATTTTCCGTATCTTGCAGTTATTCAGGATGGTATCCTGGTCCGGTATATTCCGGAGATCCCGTGCCGCCATGCAGTTAAGTTTTATTATGATATGAAAGACAGTGTATATGTATTAAAGCTAATCCCGGGAATGAAGCCGGATATTCTGTCCTATCTGTTTGAACACTATGACTGTCTGGTAATTGAAAGCTTTGGTGTAGGTGGTATTCCGCAGACGCTTGTTCAGGAATTCTATCAGGAGATGGAAAAATGGTCAGGTAAGGGAAAATTTGTCGTGATGACAACACAGGTTGCCAATGAGGGAAGTAATATGACGGTCTATGAAGTCGGGAAAAAAGTTAAGCAGGATTTCAATATGATCGAAGCCTATGATATGACGCTGGAAGCAGTGATCACAAAGCTGATGTGGCTGATGGGAAGAGAAGAACAGGATATGCAGAAAGCATTCTACACGCAGATCAATCACGATATCCTTTTTACAAAGAGAGGATAA
- a CDS encoding HD domain-containing protein has protein sequence MVQKAIDFATKVHEGQYRKGTDRPYIVHPMEVGKIVSTMTQDEEIISAAILHDTIEDCEGVDANVLKEMFSARVAGIVSQESEDKSKTWMERKSATIERLKTAPIEVQMIGLADKLSNMRDIDRDYPVCGEELWNRFRMKDKATIGWYYKGVREALREAFAETEAFAEYCSLIDKNFG, from the coding sequence ATGGTACAGAAAGCCATTGATTTTGCCACCAAGGTACATGAAGGTCAGTATCGGAAGGGGACCGACAGACCGTATATTGTACATCCGATGGAAGTAGGAAAGATAGTATCCACGATGACACAGGATGAGGAGATCATCAGTGCAGCAATCCTGCATGATACGATCGAGGACTGTGAGGGTGTGGATGCAAATGTGTTAAAAGAGATGTTTTCAGCAAGAGTTGCGGGAATCGTATCACAGGAAAGCGAAGATAAATCCAAGACCTGGATGGAAAGAAAAAGTGCAACCATAGAAAGGCTTAAGACAGCACCAATTGAGGTTCAGATGATCGGACTTGCGGACAAGCTGTCGAATATGCGGGATATTGATCGGGATTATCCTGTATGTGGAGAGGAATTGTGGAACAGATTCCGAATGAAAGACAAAGCAACGATCGGATGGTATTATAAAGGCGTCAGAGAAGCATTACGGGAAGCATTTGCAGAGACGGAAGCATTTGCAGAATACTGTAGTCTGATTGACAAAAATTTTGGATAA
- the ymfI gene encoding elongation factor P 5-aminopentanone reductase, translating to MNRKQILVTGASRGIGKACAIHFAKEGWHVFLNCRKSISELQATADFITKETSGSCEILPGDVGVPSEVGRIFDQIEMSGSGLDVLINNAGIAWMGLLTDMSIEEWNRMISTNLSSAFYCCRAALPYMIHQKAGRIINISSMWGTVGASCEVAYSATKSGLNGLTRALAKELAPSNIQVNAIACGVIDTVMNDLLDAEEKAALAEEIPAGRFGTPEEVALLAWQLANAPAYLTGQILGMDGGYI from the coding sequence ATGAACAGAAAACAGATTCTTGTCACCGGCGCTTCCCGTGGAATCGGAAAAGCCTGCGCTATCCACTTTGCAAAAGAGGGATGGCATGTATTTTTAAACTGCCGCAAATCCATCAGTGAATTGCAGGCTACTGCTGATTTTATCACAAAGGAAACCTCCGGTTCCTGCGAAATCCTCCCAGGAGATGTAGGTGTTCCATCCGAAGTCGGACGTATCTTTGACCAGATTGAAATGTCCGGCTCCGGTCTTGACGTACTCATCAACAATGCCGGAATCGCATGGATGGGACTTCTGACGGATATGAGCATTGAAGAATGGAACCGAATGATTTCCACTAATCTTTCTTCCGCATTTTACTGCTGCCGCGCAGCACTTCCTTACATGATCCATCAGAAAGCGGGACGTATCATCAATATTTCTTCGATGTGGGGAACTGTCGGTGCTTCCTGTGAAGTCGCTTATTCTGCCACCAAATCCGGTCTGAACGGTCTTACCCGCGCACTTGCAAAGGAACTTGCGCCAAGCAATATCCAGGTCAATGCGATCGCCTGTGGTGTCATCGATACCGTAATGAATGATCTTCTGGATGCGGAAGAAAAAGCTGCCCTCGCAGAAGAAATCCCTGCCGGACGTTTCGGGACACCAGAAGAAGTCGCGCTTCTCGCATGGCAGCTTGCAAATGCCCCTGCCTATCTTACCGGGCAGATACTGGGTATGGACGGAGGATATATCTAA